A portion of the Oreochromis niloticus isolate F11D_XX linkage group LG10, O_niloticus_UMD_NMBU, whole genome shotgun sequence genome contains these proteins:
- the LOC100710854 gene encoding claudin-4, with protein sequence MVACERQLLGLALACIGFLGSIISCALPTWRITKTFRDSEMPFSVVDGLWKRCVISPTGEMQCMGYEYIPLPADMKAARGLIIIAIITELLGILLGVAGRNCMNFVPDERQRRKMALTSGIAFLIAGFFVLIPVSWTTNTIRDDFQPIESLNNPDHLLLKKMELGAALYIGWFTTVLLFLGGGLVCSSFFRRNGTE encoded by the coding sequence ATGGTGGCTTGCGAAAGACAGCTTCTAGGCCTGGCTTTGGCCTGCATTGGCTTCCTGGGGAGCATCATTAGCTGTGCTCTCCCCACATGGAGAATCACGAAAACCTTCAGGGATTCCGAAATGCCCTTCTCCGTGGTGGACGGTTTGTGGAAGAGATGTGTGATCTCACCAACAGGTGAAATGCAGTGCATGGGGTACGAGTATATACCGTTACCTGCAGACATGAAGGCTGCCAGAGGACTCATCATCATTGCCATTATCACTGAGCTCCTTGGGATCCTGCTTGGTGTGGCTGGGAGAAATTGTATGAACTTTGTGCCAGACGAAAGGCAAAGGAGGAAAATGGCTCTGACTTCTGGAATTGCCTTCCTCATTGCAGGCTTCTTTGTTCTCATACCAGTCAGCTGGACAACCAACACCATCAGAGATGATTTTCAGCCTATCGAGTCTTTGAATAATCCTGATCATTTGCTACTTAAAAAGATGGAGTTGGGAGCCGCGCTCTACATTGGCTGGTTCACCACTGTCCTTTTGTTCCTGGGAGGAGGCCTCGTCTGCAGCTCCTTTTTCCGCAGAAATGGAACTGAGTAA
- the LOC100710584 gene encoding claudin-4-like: MVACERQLLGLALACIGLLGSIISCALPTWSILTKDDKTKNTCVISPTGEMHCMGYEYIPLPEGMKGARALIIIAIIIEVLGILLGVAGRNFMNFVPDERQRSKMALTSGIAFLIAGFFFLISVSWTTNTIRDGHPTQSTYALAHVLIKKMELGASLYIGWFTTLLLFLGGGLICSSFFRRNGTE, from the coding sequence ATGGTGGCTTGCGAAAGACAGCTTCTAGGCCTGGCTTTGGCCTGCATCGGCTTACTGGGGAGCATCATTAGCTGTGCTCTCCCCACATGGAGCATCTTGACAAAAGATGACAAAACGAAGAACACATGTGTGATCTCACCAACAGGTGAAATGCACTGCATGGGGTACGAGTATATACCGTTACCTGAAGGCATGAAGGGTGCCAGAGCACTCATCATCATTGCCATCATCATTGAGGTCCTTGGGATCCTGCTTGGTGTGGCTGGGAGAAATTTTATGAACTTTGTGCCAGACGAAAGGCAAAGGAGCAAAATGGCTCTGACTTCTGGAATTGCCTTCCTCATTGCAGGCTTCTTTTTTCTCATATCAGTCAGCTGGACCACCAACACCATCAGAGATGGTCATCCTACCCAGTCTACTTATGCTCTTGCTCATGTGCTAATTAAAAAGATGGAGTTGGGAGCCTCGCTCTACATTGGCTGGTTCACTACTCTTCTTCTGTTCCTGGGAGGAGGCCTCATCTGCAGCTCCTTTTTCCGCAGAAATGGAACTGAGTAA